One window of the Scyliorhinus torazame isolate Kashiwa2021f chromosome 24, sScyTor2.1, whole genome shotgun sequence genome contains the following:
- the LOC140399851 gene encoding putative transcription factor Ovo-like 1 yields MPRAFLVKTRSENSKLRSWGEIPDELRADIYIPHPLDIFHYKECEIDEAPLSLSVQENIEKESADDTDSSTSVQDTETGFHHNVHQGYIRAKMKVTSGECTDARYRCPFCQKTFQYQRMLNRHLKCHNEVKRHLCSFCGKGFNDTFDLKRHVRTHTGIRPYKCHLCDKAFTQRCSLESHLKKIHSVQQAYAYKERRAKLYVCEDCGFTAESQEGHIIHVNEMHPNSALTRKSSKKVAAAMEGTLGSLQDSKCT; encoded by the exons ATGCCGAGGGCGTTTCTGGTGAAAACTCGGAGTGAGAATTCAAAGCTTCGAAGTTGGGGAGAGATTCCTGACGAGTTGAGGGCGGACATTTATATCCCGC ATCCCCTGGATATTTTTCATTACAAAGAGTGTGAAATCGATGAGGCACCGTTATCCCTGTCAGTGCAGGAGAACATCGAGAAGGAATCTGCGGATGACACGGACTCCAGTACGTCTGTCCAGGACACGGAAACTGGATTCCACCACAATGTCCACCAGGGTTACATTCGTGCCAAGATGAAG GTGACGAGCGGGGAGTGCACGGACGCGAGATACCGCTGCCCTTTCTGCCAGAAGACCTTCCAGTATCAACGAATGCTCAACAGGCACCTCAAATGCCACAATGAGGTGAAACGGCACCTGTGTAGCTTCTGCGGCAAAGGATTCAATGACACCTTCGACCTCAAGCGGCATGTTCGGACGCACACGG GTATCCGTCCGTACAAATGCCACCTGTGTGATAAGGCATTCACGCAGCGCTGCTCACTGGAGTCTCACCTCAAGAAGATCCACAGCGTGCAGCAGGCTTACGCCTACAAGGAGCGACGCGCCAAGCTCTACGTGTGCGAGGACTGCGGCTTCACAGCCGAGAGCCAGGAAGGTCACATCATCCACGTCAATGAAATGCACCCCAACAGCGCCCTGACGCGGAAATCCTCGAAGAAGGTGGCGGCAGCGATGGAGGGCACCCTCGGCTCGCTGCAGGACAGCAAGTGCACGTAA